One genomic segment of Terriglobales bacterium includes these proteins:
- a CDS encoding SagB/ThcOx family dehydrogenase — MNNRDLDAGWAYHNATKHSYASVRSGAHFLDWANQPLPFKIYPHLEAIPLPREAPQTGVAALAAIAETGSGRPNAAALDLQTLSLLLYFSAGITRQRKYPGGEIYFRAAACTGALYEIELYPVVRTLPDLDAGVYHFSPADFSLRQLRAGHWRGTLAEATGNEPAVAQAPLILVCTGTYWRNAWKYQARTYRHFGWDNGTLLANLLAMAAALGLRARVICGFVDAQVNRLLGVDEKREVAFSLVAIGEDHAPPAAPASAPQLTYEVLPASRREVDYPAMREVHAASSLTTPEEVAAWRGQLPAIEPARRTGALFQLRPLNDDAMPRDPIERVILRRGSTRRFARAPITQEQLATLLDRSTRAIPADFLEPGGRMLNELYLIVHAVEGVAAGAYYLRRETLELELLKEGSFREEAAFLGLEQELPGDASVAVFFLADLKRIFERFGNRGYRAAQLEAGILGGKLYLAAYALGLGATGLTFYDDEVVRFFSPHAAGKSAVFLTAIGQKPKREKAADTQSASA, encoded by the coding sequence ATGAACAACCGGGACCTGGATGCGGGTTGGGCGTACCACAATGCGACCAAGCATTCCTACGCCAGCGTGCGCTCGGGAGCGCACTTCCTGGACTGGGCGAACCAGCCGCTGCCGTTCAAGATCTATCCGCACTTGGAAGCGATTCCGTTGCCGCGCGAAGCGCCGCAAACCGGCGTGGCCGCGCTGGCGGCGATCGCGGAGACAGGAAGCGGACGGCCGAATGCCGCTGCCCTCGACCTGCAAACGCTCTCGCTGCTGCTCTACTTCTCGGCAGGGATCACCCGGCAACGCAAGTATCCCGGGGGCGAGATTTACTTCCGTGCCGCAGCCTGTACGGGAGCGCTGTATGAGATCGAGCTGTACCCGGTGGTCCGAACTCTGCCCGACCTGGACGCCGGGGTCTATCACTTCAGTCCGGCTGATTTTTCGTTGCGGCAGTTGCGAGCGGGGCATTGGCGGGGGACGCTGGCGGAAGCCACCGGCAACGAGCCGGCCGTAGCCCAGGCGCCGCTGATCCTGGTTTGCACCGGCACATATTGGCGGAACGCCTGGAAGTACCAGGCGCGTACCTACCGGCACTTTGGCTGGGACAACGGGACGCTGCTGGCCAACCTGCTGGCCATGGCCGCTGCCTTGGGATTGCGCGCACGGGTGATCTGCGGCTTCGTGGATGCGCAGGTGAACCGGCTGCTGGGCGTGGACGAGAAGCGCGAGGTGGCGTTCTCGCTGGTAGCTATCGGAGAGGACCACGCGCCGCCGGCGGCGCCCGCGAGCGCTCCACAACTCACCTACGAGGTACTACCGGCCTCGCGGCGCGAAGTGGACTACCCCGCGATGCGCGAAGTGCATGCGGCGTCCAGCCTGACGACGCCGGAGGAAGTGGCTGCGTGGCGCGGCCAGTTGCCTGCGATCGAGCCGGCCCGCCGTACCGGTGCCCTCTTTCAGCTCCGGCCACTCAACGATGACGCCATGCCGCGCGATCCCATCGAGCGCGTGATCCTGCGGCGGGGCTCGACGCGGCGGTTCGCGCGCGCGCCCATCACGCAGGAGCAACTGGCGACGCTGCTCGATCGTTCGACGCGCGCAATCCCGGCCGACTTCCTCGAGCCCGGCGGGCGGATGCTGAACGAACTCTACCTGATAGTGCACGCGGTCGAGGGAGTGGCGGCGGGCGCGTACTACCTGCGGCGCGAGACCCTGGAGCTCGAACTGCTGAAGGAAGGAAGCTTCCGCGAGGAGGCGGCGTTCCTGGGTCTGGAGCAGGAATTGCCGGGGGACGCGAGCGTGGCGGTGTTCTTCCTGGCAGACTTGAAACGCATTTTCGAACGCTTCGGCAATCGCGGGTACCGCGCGGCGCAACTGGAGGCCGGCATCCTGGGCGGCAAGCTGTATCTGGCCGCCTACGCGCTGGGGCTGGGCGCAACGGGACTCACCTTCTATGATGACGAGGTCGTGCGCTTCTTCTCTCCTCATGCTGCGGGCAAGAGTGCGGTCTTCCTGACCGCGATCGGCCAAAAACCGAAACGGGAAAAGGCCGCGGATACCCAGTCAGCTTCAGCATGA
- a CDS encoding GGDEF domain-containing protein produces MLRTLLRFLARQPKGLVLLLAVALVFFIFAVDYVTGTDIAVFLFYWIPIALAAWRGRLRSGILIALLCDASYVAANYRIAAVSGPLVLYWNAAIRLGSYVITAALVAEVKLLFDRLHELAQTDPLTGAYNARAFYRIAEEERARGQRYRHALTVAYMDIDNFKTVNDAHGHGTGDALLIAVARTLRSHLRRSDVLARMGGDEFAILLPEADARSARQAFTKLEDALRALAESQGWPVTFSIGVVTYEVPPGLTETMVQAADHLMYSVKNGTKNGIAFAVEPGPGSAQRGSSSVSSAV; encoded by the coding sequence ATGCTACGAACGCTGCTTCGCTTCCTCGCACGCCAACCCAAGGGGCTAGTCCTTTTGCTGGCCGTGGCGCTGGTCTTCTTCATCTTCGCAGTGGACTACGTCACGGGAACCGACATCGCCGTCTTCCTTTTCTACTGGATTCCGATCGCCCTGGCGGCCTGGCGCGGCAGGCTGCGTTCCGGAATCCTCATCGCACTGTTATGTGACGCCTCCTATGTCGCAGCGAACTACCGGATCGCCGCGGTATCGGGTCCCCTCGTGCTGTATTGGAACGCCGCCATTCGGCTGGGGTCCTACGTGATCACGGCAGCCCTGGTGGCGGAGGTCAAACTGTTGTTCGACCGGCTGCACGAACTCGCCCAGACGGACCCTCTCACCGGCGCCTACAATGCGCGCGCTTTTTACCGGATAGCGGAAGAGGAGCGCGCCCGTGGCCAGCGCTACCGGCATGCGCTGACCGTGGCGTACATGGACATCGACAACTTCAAGACGGTGAATGACGCGCACGGGCACGGCACGGGAGATGCGCTGCTCATCGCCGTGGCCCGCACCCTGCGCAGCCATTTGCGGCGCTCGGACGTGCTGGCACGGATGGGAGGAGACGAGTTCGCAATCCTGCTGCCGGAAGCAGATGCCCGCTCGGCTCGCCAGGCTTTCACCAAACTGGAAGACGCCTTGCGAGCGCTGGCCGAAAGCCAGGGATGGCCCGTGACTTTCAGCATCGGCGTGGTGACCTATGAAGTGCCGCCGGGCCTGACTGAAACCATGGTGCAGGCCGCCGACCACCTGATGTACTCGGTCAAGAACGGCACGAAGAACGGAATCGCGTTTGCGGTCGAACCGGGTCCGGGCTCGGCTCAGCGAGGCAGCTCCAGCGTGAGCTCGGCGGTGTAG
- a CDS encoding HEAT repeat domain-containing protein — translation MTRTPYRSALYALGLLCLSLPALAQEPLVALRYDLRPGDHLVYHQSLERETTGGRVEALSRASWTTHVLVADEHAGSMAVGFQRNRESYELVRFKLDGEDRSERERKRAAPVLARTARYAEANRLTASGAALLFWQVVRESGSKILYDFHEIQPLPEHPVGPGDTWQAPSVLGLRFRAVAWEPIAEQRCLRSEGVSAEGNVSVRYWFCPATGTLARLEYEGTYPGFLRGITREKLKLELVERRREEEPEEWLAQPDLQHGLMAALLVADTLPLEVADLYAVLDGGDAELQRRVLALAYRRRLTPPSVEQLSRLLGSAHPRVRTLAVRALESDGSEVARPLIERALRDPDYFVRQAALAWMRARLPAAEAVHLRDPARALAAWDRISPDPQAGTAKKAPPSGAGDGAGSSVSRCEDPEAWTEDILRRRSFRWEPEDVRPRAMTSGPDPGWPYLVRIPEDYRGDEPFPLLIYLSGNSGPAIEGALIGTEPAAQTGYIVVYPHAGGFWWKHAPTARMHALLGELMRTFNIDPRRIFIAGVSNGGTGAAYYATLFPHRFAAVVSQMGAGFFIPEVEADALPQPANAANLPMLWLHGALDRTIGASATTESVEQLKPHRAPLEMHIFPDWEHEVTLARDEGMTLKFLERFERQAFPRLLTFTAQTLQYPRHYWLEILEKEKGDARVKAELRDDNTIRLRTDNVRRLRLLLRPELLPRPGNISIEWNGKPVFSGELRHDCALLQRSLESTADPFLAYTAELTLELPR, via the coding sequence TTGACACGCACGCCATATCGTTCCGCGCTCTACGCTCTCGGCTTGCTCTGCCTCTCCCTCCCGGCCCTTGCCCAGGAGCCGCTGGTTGCACTCCGCTACGACCTGCGGCCGGGCGACCACCTCGTCTACCATCAGAGCCTTGAGCGGGAAACCACCGGGGGACGCGTTGAAGCGCTCTCCCGCGCCTCCTGGACCACCCACGTGCTGGTCGCGGATGAACATGCCGGTTCGATGGCGGTTGGCTTTCAGCGCAACCGCGAAAGCTACGAGCTTGTCCGCTTCAAGCTGGATGGCGAAGACCGCTCGGAGCGGGAGCGCAAGCGCGCGGCACCCGTCCTGGCGCGCACCGCCCGCTACGCCGAGGCCAACCGCCTGACCGCCTCCGGCGCGGCGCTGCTGTTCTGGCAGGTGGTTCGCGAATCGGGCAGCAAGATTCTGTACGACTTCCACGAGATTCAGCCGCTGCCCGAACACCCGGTCGGGCCCGGCGATACCTGGCAGGCGCCCAGCGTCCTCGGCCTGCGCTTTCGCGCCGTCGCCTGGGAACCGATTGCCGAACAGCGCTGCCTGCGTTCCGAGGGTGTTTCCGCCGAGGGCAACGTCTCCGTCCGCTACTGGTTCTGTCCTGCTACCGGCACGCTTGCCCGCCTGGAGTACGAAGGAACGTATCCCGGGTTTCTGCGCGGCATTACGCGCGAAAAGCTGAAGCTGGAACTGGTGGAACGCCGCCGTGAGGAAGAGCCCGAAGAGTGGCTGGCACAACCCGACCTCCAGCACGGGCTGATGGCGGCGTTGCTCGTCGCGGACACACTGCCGCTCGAGGTTGCAGATCTCTACGCGGTTCTCGATGGCGGCGACGCCGAATTGCAGCGCCGCGTGCTGGCACTCGCCTACCGCCGCCGCCTGACACCGCCTTCTGTGGAACAGCTTTCCAGGCTGCTTGGTTCCGCACATCCTCGCGTACGTACCCTGGCCGTGCGCGCGCTCGAGTCTGATGGCAGCGAGGTCGCGCGTCCCCTGATTGAACGTGCGCTCCGCGACCCGGACTACTTCGTGCGTCAGGCCGCCCTGGCATGGATGCGCGCCCGCCTTCCCGCCGCAGAGGCCGTGCATCTGCGCGATCCCGCTCGCGCCCTCGCGGCTTGGGACAGGATCAGCCCTGACCCTCAGGCGGGTACAGCGAAGAAGGCGCCTCCTTCCGGCGCGGGTGACGGCGCCGGAAGTTCAGTCTCGCGCTGTGAGGACCCCGAAGCCTGGACCGAGGACATCCTGCGCCGCCGCAGTTTCCGCTGGGAGCCCGAGGACGTTCGCCCGCGCGCCATGACCTCCGGCCCCGATCCGGGCTGGCCCTATCTTGTTCGCATCCCGGAGGACTACCGCGGCGACGAGCCCTTTCCCCTGCTCATCTACCTTTCCGGAAACAGCGGACCCGCCATCGAGGGCGCGCTCATCGGCACGGAGCCGGCGGCGCAGACCGGTTACATCGTCGTGTACCCGCACGCCGGCGGGTTCTGGTGGAAGCACGCCCCCACGGCCCGCATGCACGCCTTGCTCGGCGAGCTGATGCGCACGTTCAATATCGACCCGCGCCGAATTTTCATCGCCGGCGTCAGCAACGGAGGAACGGGCGCCGCCTACTACGCCACGCTCTTTCCCCACCGCTTTGCCGCTGTTGTGTCGCAGATGGGTGCGGGCTTCTTTATTCCTGAGGTCGAAGCGGACGCGCTGCCGCAGCCTGCCAACGCCGCCAACCTCCCCATGCTCTGGTTGCACGGCGCGCTGGACAGGACCATCGGCGCCTCCGCCACCACCGAAAGCGTGGAGCAGCTCAAGCCCCACCGCGCCCCGCTGGAGATGCACATCTTCCCCGATTGGGAGCACGAGGTCACGCTTGCCCGTGACGAAGGCATGACGCTGAAGTTCCTGGAGCGCTTCGAGCGCCAGGCGTTTCCTCGCCTCCTCACCTTCACCGCGCAGACGCTCCAATACCCGCGCCACTACTGGCTCGAGATCCTGGAGAAAGAGAAAGGGGATGCTCGCGTCAAAGCCGAACTGCGCGACGACAACACCATTCGCTTACGCACCGATAACGTCCGTCGCCTGCGCTTGCTGCTGCGTCCCGAACTGCTTCCCAGGCCCGGGAACATAAGCATCGAGTGGAACGGCAAGCCGGTGTTTTCCGGCGAACTCCGCCACGACTGCGCCTTGCTGCAGCGCTCCCTGGAATCGACCGCCGACCCGTTTCTCGCCTACACCGCCGAGCTCACGCTGGAGCTGCCTCGCTGA
- a CDS encoding PilZ domain-containing protein, with protein sequence MATGATTSGTGSLKLPVRVALVNLDETTSAVLRECFQQSRIATVAVSGIVEPRLAREKFDACVVRLNEQAGKVLETLRSSRENQRAFLYGVARSSEEAFPFTRHGINALFLDPVEREAALKVVQSTQNLVTGHMRLFVRVPLVTEVILDAEGKRHSCYSQEVSGGGMAMVTSARPALNRNVSLAFSLPGLPRLAMNAIVSYVTEAESLLGVRFSPSGDRDRVRKWVDDYLGAIHK encoded by the coding sequence ATGGCCACGGGCGCAACCACCAGCGGAACCGGATCGCTGAAGCTGCCGGTGCGCGTGGCGCTGGTCAACCTGGACGAAACCACCTCTGCCGTCCTGCGCGAGTGCTTCCAGCAGTCCCGCATTGCCACCGTGGCTGTCAGCGGCATCGTGGAGCCGCGGCTGGCGCGAGAGAAGTTCGACGCCTGCGTCGTGCGCTTGAACGAACAGGCCGGCAAAGTCCTGGAGACCCTGCGCTCCTCCCGGGAGAACCAGCGCGCCTTTCTCTACGGCGTGGCCCGCAGCAGCGAGGAAGCCTTCCCCTTCACGCGGCACGGCATCAATGCGCTCTTCCTCGATCCGGTCGAGCGCGAAGCCGCGCTGAAGGTCGTGCAATCGACCCAGAACCTGGTCACCGGGCACATGCGGTTGTTCGTGCGCGTTCCCTTGGTCACGGAAGTGATTCTCGACGCCGAGGGCAAGCGCCACTCCTGCTACAGCCAGGAGGTCTCCGGCGGGGGCATGGCCATGGTGACCTCGGCACGGCCGGCGTTGAACCGTAATGTCTCCCTTGCCTTCAGCCTTCCCGGCCTGCCCCGGCTGGCCATGAACGCCATCGTCTCCTACGTCACCGAGGCGGAAAGCCTGCTGGGCGTGCGGTTTTCCCCCTCGGGCGATCGTGACCGCGTGCGCAAGTGGGTGGACGACTACCTGGGCGCCATCCACAAATAG
- a CDS encoding prolipoprotein diacylglyceryl transferase family protein: MDFPFYLHLGPWKLHPHWVFEGLGYALGFRLYLLLRGRWGDPIAAPLRWSIVAAAAAGAALGSKILYWFEDPWQTLQRWPDPAYLMAGKTIVGALIGGLVAVEWAKRHLGIRARTGDLFAIPLAIGTAAGRFGCFLTGLEDHTFGTPTTLPWGVDFGDGIARHPTQLYELIFLLLLAQFLWRRSRAQYESGDLFKMFMVGYLGFRLLVDFIKPGVTVAGLSLLQWACVGVLLYYARDLKRWLRVGERPATAVSG; encoded by the coding sequence GTGGACTTCCCTTTCTACCTCCACCTGGGTCCCTGGAAGCTGCACCCGCATTGGGTGTTCGAGGGGCTGGGCTATGCTCTGGGCTTCCGCCTGTATCTGTTGTTGCGCGGCCGCTGGGGCGATCCAATCGCCGCGCCGTTGCGCTGGTCGATTGTCGCGGCGGCAGCGGCGGGCGCCGCCCTGGGCAGCAAGATCCTGTACTGGTTCGAAGACCCGTGGCAGACACTGCAACGCTGGCCCGATCCCGCGTACCTGATGGCGGGCAAGACCATCGTGGGCGCGCTGATCGGAGGGCTGGTGGCCGTCGAGTGGGCCAAGCGCCACCTCGGTATCCGCGCGCGGACCGGCGACCTGTTCGCCATTCCGCTGGCGATAGGGACGGCAGCCGGGCGCTTCGGGTGCTTCCTGACCGGCCTTGAGGACCACACCTTCGGCACGCCGACAACGCTGCCCTGGGGGGTGGATTTCGGCGACGGCATCGCGCGACATCCGACGCAGCTCTACGAACTCATCTTTCTATTGCTGTTGGCGCAGTTCCTGTGGCGGCGCTCGCGGGCACAGTATGAGAGCGGCGACCTGTTCAAGATGTTCATGGTGGGCTACCTGGGGTTCCGCTTGCTCGTGGACTTCATCAAGCCGGGTGTGACAGTAGCGGGACTGTCACTGCTGCAGTGGGCGTGCGTGGGCGTCCTGCTCTACTATGCGCGCGACCTGAAGCGCTGGTTGCGAGTGGGCGAACGACCTGCAACCGCCGTGAGCGGATAG
- a CDS encoding radical SAM protein — translation MPVRPYLFYDVALSLCSACFRKVEGKIVFQDDKVFLLKRCPEHGHEKVLIADDVDYYRRCREVFIKPPEMPLVFNTPVKWGCPYDCGLCTDHQQHSCLSLVEICDYCNLKCPICYAESGPARMQFRSLKEIGSMLDAVVRNEGRPDVVQISGGEPTLHPDFFAVLDLAKQRPIRHLMVNTNGIRIAQEEDFARRLAGYMPDFEVYLQFDSFERDALLELRGADLRRVREQALERLNRLGVSTTLVVTLKKGLNDGEVGRIIDYALQQPCVRGVTFQPIQAAGRLEQFDPATDRLTLTEVRRRILDESPVFRPEDVIPVPCHPDSLAMGYALKLNGKVVPLTGMIDPQVLINAGRNTIVYEQDDAVREGVFKLFATNHSPRSGAGSLRELLCCLPRLAAPPDLSYENVFRVLIIQFIDAYSFDVRSVKKTCIHIVHPDGRLIPFDTYNLFYRDDLEKTRLRPLRREWQQELVQVG, via the coding sequence ATGCCGGTTCGCCCGTATCTTTTCTACGACGTCGCGCTTTCGCTCTGCTCGGCCTGCTTCCGCAAGGTGGAAGGGAAGATCGTCTTTCAGGATGACAAGGTCTTCCTGCTCAAACGCTGCCCCGAGCACGGCCACGAAAAAGTGCTGATCGCCGACGACGTCGACTACTATCGCCGCTGCCGGGAAGTGTTCATCAAGCCGCCGGAAATGCCGCTGGTGTTCAACACGCCGGTGAAGTGGGGCTGCCCCTACGATTGCGGCTTGTGCACAGACCATCAGCAGCACTCCTGCCTGTCGCTGGTCGAGATCTGCGACTACTGCAACCTGAAGTGCCCCATCTGCTACGCGGAGAGCGGACCGGCGCGCATGCAGTTCCGCTCGCTGAAGGAAATCGGATCCATGCTGGATGCCGTGGTGCGCAACGAGGGACGGCCGGATGTGGTGCAGATCTCCGGCGGCGAGCCCACGCTGCATCCCGACTTCTTCGCGGTACTCGATCTGGCCAAGCAGCGGCCCATCCGCCATCTGATGGTGAACACCAACGGCATCCGTATCGCACAGGAGGAGGATTTCGCCAGGCGCCTGGCGGGATACATGCCGGACTTCGAGGTCTATCTGCAGTTCGATTCCTTCGAGCGCGACGCGCTCCTGGAACTGCGCGGCGCCGACCTTCGCCGCGTTCGCGAACAGGCGCTCGAACGGCTGAACCGGCTGGGCGTTTCGACCACCCTCGTGGTCACGCTCAAGAAAGGACTGAACGACGGCGAAGTCGGACGCATCATCGACTATGCATTGCAGCAGCCGTGCGTGCGCGGCGTCACGTTCCAGCCCATCCAGGCCGCGGGCCGGCTGGAGCAGTTCGACCCGGCAACCGACCGCCTCACGCTGACCGAAGTCCGGCGACGGATTCTCGACGAATCGCCGGTGTTTCGGCCGGAGGACGTGATTCCTGTTCCCTGCCACCCCGACTCCCTGGCGATGGGTTACGCGCTCAAGCTGAACGGCAAGGTCGTGCCGCTGACGGGGATGATCGATCCGCAGGTGCTGATCAACGCCGGGCGCAACACCATCGTCTACGAGCAGGACGACGCCGTGCGCGAGGGCGTGTTCAAACTGTTCGCCACCAATCATTCGCCGCGCTCCGGCGCAGGCTCGCTGCGCGAGCTGTTGTGCTGCCTGCCTCGGCTGGCCGCACCACCCGACCTCAGTTACGAGAACGTCTTCCGCGTGCTCATCATTCAGTTCATCGACGCCTATTCGTTCGATGTGCGCTCGGTGAAGAAGACCTGCATCCACATCGTCCATCCCGACGGAAGGCTGATCCCGTTCGACACCTACAACCTCTTCTACAGGGATGACCTTGAGAAGACGCGCCTGCGACCGCTAAGGCGGGAGTGGCAGCAGGAACTCGTGCAGGTCGGCTGA
- a CDS encoding SpoIID/LytB domain-containing protein, with protein sequence MKKAAEPAARRWPTAALVLVLTPVVLSSGEPAHPAAVRVGVFGLFRPQELVLSAPPGATLTIKVSGNVISLAGGQSARLRLTGGGIECRSAERRLTGTSVQAWPSDAGEFQLAVPGRIERRYRGNLEVRVSGRALQPVVTMDLEVAVASAVAAESPPGAPLEALKAQAVVTRSYYVAGGGRHAAFDFCDTTHCQFLRHPPEKDNPAWLATAATRGLVLSYEGKVLPALYSASCGGRTRTLAETGMRGDRYPYFSVACPEHAEPWERRLSAADGKRLLSGNQSEGSRLELGRRRGWSAVPGNNYEAEHEGDHILLRGRGLGHGLGLCQRGAAHMAARGAGFLQILNFYYANTTIAR encoded by the coding sequence ATGAAAAAGGCAGCCGAACCCGCCGCACGCCGCTGGCCCACGGCAGCGCTCGTACTCGTACTGACTCCGGTTGTTCTGTCGTCAGGCGAACCGGCACATCCGGCCGCCGTGCGCGTGGGCGTGTTCGGCCTGTTCAGACCGCAGGAGCTTGTGCTCAGCGCGCCGCCCGGAGCCACCCTCACCATCAAGGTTTCCGGGAACGTCATATCGCTGGCCGGCGGCCAAAGTGCGCGTCTGCGGCTCACGGGAGGCGGCATAGAGTGTCGCTCGGCCGAGCGCCGCCTGACGGGCACGTCAGTGCAAGCCTGGCCTTCGGACGCTGGTGAGTTCCAGCTTGCCGTGCCGGGCAGGATCGAGCGCCGCTATCGCGGGAACCTCGAAGTCAGAGTTTCCGGTCGTGCGCTGCAGCCCGTTGTGACCATGGACCTCGAGGTCGCCGTGGCTTCTGCGGTGGCGGCCGAAAGCCCGCCCGGAGCGCCGCTCGAGGCGCTGAAAGCCCAGGCGGTGGTAACACGTTCCTACTACGTCGCCGGAGGCGGTCGCCACGCCGCCTTCGACTTCTGCGACACCACGCACTGCCAGTTCCTGCGACATCCGCCGGAGAAAGACAATCCAGCATGGCTGGCCACGGCGGCCACGCGGGGGCTCGTGCTCAGCTACGAAGGGAAGGTCTTGCCTGCGCTTTACTCAGCCAGTTGCGGCGGGCGCACTCGCACGCTGGCCGAAACTGGCATGCGGGGTGATCGCTATCCGTATTTCTCGGTCGCTTGCCCGGAGCACGCCGAGCCATGGGAGCGTCGCCTGTCGGCTGCCGACGGCAAACGGCTCTTATCCGGAAACCAGAGTGAAGGCTCGCGTCTCGAACTCGGCCGGCGCCGAGGCTGGAGCGCCGTTCCCGGCAACAACTATGAAGCCGAGCATGAGGGCGACCACATCTTGCTGCGCGGTCGCGGACTGGGCCACGGCCTGGGGCTATGCCAGCGCGGCGCCGCCCACATGGCGGCCCGGGGCGCTGGTTTTCTCCAAATCCTCAACTTCTATTACGCGAACACGACGATTGCGCGGTGA
- a CDS encoding penicillin-binding transpeptidase domain-containing protein, giving the protein MNGLLRCVVCASVLLALEWPLRRAAAGTAHPDLYVQSVARALEQQFADEDLSFLLLDTRNGEVVAERWEEAGQPLPLGSLLKPFTALAWGEAHSFRYPQHVCHGARTGCWLPRGHGRLGLAAAIAHSCNAYFHRLAEEVHPADVSPVLERYGLSPLPTDATADERLGLGGRWRAPPAAVARAYIQLATRTDDPGTQEILHGMMLSGEVGTGGAVGRAVPGRAALVKTGTAPCTHTPGAPGDGFVVVLYPATSPQFALLVRRHGAPGSEAASSAGEMLRVIAKE; this is encoded by the coding sequence ATGAATGGACTGCTCCGGTGCGTGGTGTGCGCGAGCGTGCTGCTCGCTCTGGAATGGCCGTTGCGTCGAGCCGCCGCCGGGACTGCCCATCCTGATCTCTACGTGCAGTCGGTTGCGCGAGCGCTCGAGCAGCAGTTCGCAGATGAGGATCTTTCGTTTCTGCTGCTGGATACGCGCAATGGCGAGGTCGTCGCCGAGCGCTGGGAAGAGGCCGGCCAGCCCCTGCCCCTGGGTTCACTGCTCAAGCCCTTCACGGCGCTGGCGTGGGGGGAAGCACACTCCTTCCGCTATCCCCAGCACGTGTGCCATGGCGCGCGCACCGGTTGCTGGCTTCCCCGCGGCCACGGGCGCTTGGGGCTCGCCGCTGCGATCGCCCACTCCTGCAACGCATACTTCCATAGGCTGGCCGAAGAAGTGCACCCTGCGGACGTCTCGCCGGTCTTGGAGCGCTACGGACTTTCGCCGCTGCCCACGGATGCCACGGCCGATGAGCGATTGGGCCTCGGAGGACGCTGGCGCGCTCCGCCGGCGGCCGTGGCGCGCGCCTACATTCAACTGGCCACCCGTACCGATGACCCCGGAACGCAAGAGATACTCCACGGCATGATGCTCTCCGGAGAAGTGGGTACCGGCGGCGCCGTTGGCCGTGCCGTACCCGGGCGCGCTGCGCTGGTGAAGACCGGTACCGCGCCCTGCACGCACACGCCAGGTGCGCCCGGCGACGGATTCGTGGTTGTGCTCTATCCTGCAACCTCTCCGCAGTTTGCCCTCCTGGTCCGCCGACACGGCGCGCCGGGTTCGGAGGCCGCATCGTCAGCCGGGGAAATGCTGCGCGTCATCGCCAAAGAGTGA